Part of the Fimbriimonadaceae bacterium genome, TGCACGGCCGAACGCATGGACATATTGGCCGCCAATGTCTCGCCGTACAGTTCGGGGTAGCCTCCGCCGAAATACAGCAGGTCCACATCAGGCAACTCGTCATCGTGTAAGGGCGAAAACCTTACGATCTCCGCGCCTGCCGATTCAAGCAACTCCAGATTATCCTGATAGTAAAAACAAAAGGCCGCATCGTAGGCCACACCGACCCGGACCGGTGCTGGCCCTGCCGCCGCTCTCGCGATCGGCAGATCTTCTTCCGGAAATTCGCCGGCGGAACGAGCCAGAATCTCGACTCGATCCAAATCGATTGTTGAAGCCGCGGATCGAGCCAACCGGTCATACAGGTCACCGTGCCGCTGCTCGATGGCGGTCCTCAGCCCGAGATGGCGATCCTGGATCGTGACCGAAGCATCGGGCTGCAAATACCCCACAACCGTCAAGTCCGTTTCCGTCTCCACTGCCTCCCGCAATAACTGATAGTGGCCTTCACTCCGCACGCGATTAAACAGGACTCCGCGAACCTGAACGGCCGGGTCGAATGTCGCATAGCCGGAGGCTATGGCTGCGGCCGATCGCGCCATGGCGCTCCCGTCAATCACCAGCAGCACCGGCGCATTGAGTTGCTTCGCCAGTTCCGCCGTACTCCCCTGCTCATGTACCGCTGAGCTACCGTCAAATAACCCCATCATGCCTTCGATGATCGACAGGTCCGCATCCGCCGAGGCGCGCGCAAAGATGGCACGGTTCGCGCTCTCCCCTAACATCCACCCATCCAGGTTTCGCGAAGGCCGTCCGGTTAACGCCTGGTGATGGCCGGGATCGATGAAGTCCGGCCCGGCCTTGAACGGCTGCACCACCATCTCTTTGGCTTTCAATGCGGCCATGAGCGCCAGAGTGACTGTGGTTTTGCCGGCACCACTGTGGGTGCCGGCGATGACCAATCGAGGACGATGCATCGGTCGCACGCTCACGCTCGCCTCACGACTTTCCTCCGAATGAGACCCGAACGCCGCCGAAAATCGAACGGATCGGCGTGCCTCCGCTCGTGATCTCTTCGTACTTCTCGTTGAACAGGTTTTCAGCCCGGAGATAGGCCTGGAGTTGTTTCGTCACGTCGTACGTGACGGCCAACGACCACACATCGAATGCCGGAAGAGGTTGCCGATCTCCGGTGGTGTTGTAGCGCGAGCCCACATATCGACCGATCAGCGTGATCCAGAGCGGGTCGATGGGCTGATAGCTGATCGTGGCGCTCCACTGATCGGTCGGCCAGCGCGGCAGACGACTTTGGCTCTCCAGATCGCGCGTGAGGGTGTTGGTGTATTGGGCCTGCAGAATGAGGCTCTTCAGGAACGGCTTGTCGCTTGAGTACGTATAGGAGAGTCCCGCCTCCCACCCTTTGGTCGAGGCTTCACCGAGCTGCTGCGGGCAGAACCCGAATGTGCTGAACGGCGCGCAAAACCCCGGATCGAACGTCGTCGTGATCAAATTCCGGTAGCGGTTCCAGAAGAACCCTCCCGTGAACTTCAGCTGCTTCGAGAAGAAATACTGGTCGATCCCCACGTCCATACTCTGGCTTTTTTCCGGTCCCAGATTGGGATTCCCGAAATTGGGGAAATACAGTTCGTTCATGCTGGGCGCCCGAAAACCGGTCGAATATCCGGCGCGGAGTTTGGTGTCCGTTTCTTTATGCATATACCCGCCGGTCAATCGATAGGTCGTGGCGTCGCCGAAGACGTTGTAACTATCATGGCGGACGCCTGCGGTGGCAAACACCCGATCCCACAGGTTGAATTGGGCCTGCGCAAACCCTGCATGGGAACTCAGGATGCGGTTGGTGAGCCCGCTGTCGTTCTCGCCCTGCTGCTCTCGAAATTGATAGCCGGCGCTCAACATCAGCAGTTTGGTGATTTGAAAGTTGTGCTGCCATTCCAAGCGATTGGAGAGCACCCGCGTTTCGTTGGGATCTCCGAAGGGGGTGCTGAAAGCCCCGCTGACGAGGCTGCGTTGCAAGGTGCCGGGCAGAAACAGCGAGGCCTCCTGAGATCGCGCCAGCGTCAGCTTCTGTGACCACCAGCTCGTCACCGGCTGCTCATAGCTCCCGCTGAACACATATTCCTGGCTCCGGATCTTCGAGCCATACACATCGCTCGGAGCCGTGGCTGAAAGATTGTCCAGCTGCACATCGGAATTCATCCAGCGCATGCTGAAGTCCAGCCGCCCGTCATGCGGAAGATCGACGCCGATTCGGCCCGAGCCCTGCCAGTTGCGATAAGAATCCCGCTCGGTGGCGCCACGCCGGTAGTTAACGGCCGAAAAACTAGAGGTGTCCCAGCGGGAGAGCGAGAGACTGTAATCCACCGCCCCCTGCTTCCCGGACACCGTGCCCCCTTCGCGCAGAGAGGCGAAGGACCCGTATTCCATGAAGCCGGTAGCAGAGAGCGGTCCCTGCCCCTTCTTCGTCAC contains:
- a CDS encoding cobyrinate a,c-diamide synthase, with translation MVIAGTHSGAGKTTVTLALMAALKAKEMVVQPFKAGPDFIDPGHHQALTGRPSRNLDGWMLGESANRAIFARASADADLSIIEGMMGLFDGSSAVHEQGSTAELAKQLNAPVLLVIDGSAMARSAAAIASGYATFDPAVQVRGVLFNRVRSEGHYQLLREAVETETDLTVVGYLQPDASVTIQDRHLGLRTAIEQRHGDLYDRLARSAASTIDLDRVEILARSAGEFPEEDLPIARAAAGPAPVRVGVAYDAAFCFYYQDNLELLESAGAEIVRFSPLHDDELPDVDLLYFGGGYPELYGETLAANMSMRSAVQTFARRGGAVYAECGGLMYLTDAIRDGEGRRHEMVGVFPADAVMRKNGMTLGYRTVEIAESCMLGGAGTVVRGHEFHYSMLEPTGELHHACTLSDAAGKPVGQDGLTMGNTLALYSHLHFGSHPAVVADLLRTAYRQQGAQASVTKG
- a CDS encoding TonB-dependent receptor encodes the protein MSTIVREWSVYFVLLCIASVPPVWTAVAAAEESPESDPVVQAEEVVVSATKTPLPVTQVTSAVEVITAQDMKRQNIRSVVDALRLAQGVAVFSNGGPGTEVTAKIRGGGANQTLVLIDGAIVNSGTVGSYNFANLTTDNIERVEILRGSQSMLWGSDAMGGVINIVTKKGQGPLSATGFMEYGSFASLREGGTVSGKQGAVDYSLSLSRWDTSSFSAVNYRRGATERDSYRNWQGSGRIGVDLPHDGRLDFSMRWMNSDVQLDNLSATAPSDVYGSKIRSQEYVFSGSYEQPVTSWWSQKLTLARSQEASLFLPGTLQRSLVSGAFSTPFGDPNETRVLSNRLEWQHNFQITKLLMLSAGYQFREQQGENDSGLTNRILSSHAGFAQAQFNLWDRVFATAGVRHDSYNVFGDATTYRLTGGYMHKETDTKLRAGYSTGFRAPSMNELYFPNFGNPNLGPEKSQSMDVGIDQYFFSKQLKFTGGFFWNRYRNLITTTFDPGFCAPFSTFGFCPQQLGEASTKGWEAGLSYTYSSDKPFLKSLILQAQYTNTLTRDLESQSRLPRWPTDQWSATISYQPIDPLWITLIGRYVGSRYNTTGDRQPLPAFDVWSLAVTYDVTKQLQAYLRAENLFNEKYEEITSGGTPIRSIFGGVRVSFGGKS